In the Populus trichocarpa isolate Nisqually-1 chromosome 1, P.trichocarpa_v4.1, whole genome shotgun sequence genome, one interval contains:
- the LOC18094079 gene encoding SKP1-like protein 1A, whose protein sequence is MLCQYPGDNNKIVPSSQKTSVSKSSDEKSMPSSKKITLRSSDGETFEVEEAVALQSKTIKHMIEESSSSNQEVITLPIVSGNILAKVLQYCEKHIEDDRSTAKELSTWDADFVKLDEDTLFQLVLAANYLGIERLVDLASEGAWSKVRPEIGGLGFRKMYGNNCSSYEDEEIEMGYLWVSGSYTG, encoded by the coding sequence ATGTTGTGCCAATACCCTGGGGACAACAATAAAATCGTTCCTTCATCTCAAAAAACTAGTGTAAGCAAGAGTTCAGATGAAAAAAGCATGCCTTCATCTAAGAAGATTACACTAAGAAGTTCCGATGGAGAAACCTTCGAGGTAGAGGAGGCAGTAGCCCTCCAATCCAAAACCATCAAGCACATGATCGAGGAATCCTCCTCGAGCAACCAAGAGGTCATCACTTTGCCTATTGTCTCCGGCAATATCCTAGCCAAGGTATTGCAATACTGCGAGAAGCACATCGAAGATGACAGAAGCACCGCTAAGGAACTCAGCACATGGGATGCCGATTTTGTCAAGCTCGATGAAGACACGCTCTTTCAACTCGTCCTTGCTGCAAACTATCTTGGTATCGAGAGATTGGTCGATTTGGCGAGTGAAGGTGCATGGAGCAAGGTGAGGCCAGAGATCGGAGGTTTGGGTTTTCGCAAGATGTATGGAAACAACTGTAGTTCTTATGAAGATGAAGAGATTGAGATGGGGTACCTATGGGTTTCGGGTAGTTATACAGGGTAA
- the LOC18094080 gene encoding cadmium-induced protein AS8, with translation MIIKGLCRRYERWNPVHPTSGAFWGMGIGIGCGVGWGPGFGPEAIGYVGAGCGVGFSVGITFVGFGIGLPANYLFQVPYNAIVATRSGALAIAKSNGLLSARDVAGEGWNNVASRASLLQRETSGRLSSFNKKLLLDNGVDLVDMKSKLSVNAGSLSKVLETFSSRFFPPGKGMED, from the exons atgataataaaagggCTGTGCAGGAGATATGAAAGATGGAACCCAGTACATCCAACATCTGGAGCATTTTGGGGTATGGGGATAGGCATTGGCTGTGGTGTTGGATGGGGTCCTGGGTTTGGTCCAGAAGCAATTGGGTATGTTGGTGCTGGTTGTGGTGTTGGATTTAGTGTGGGCATCACTTTTGTTGGTTTTGGTATCGGGCTTCCTGCTAATTACCTCTTTCAAGTCCCTTATAATG ctattGTGGCAACAAGAAGTGGTGCATTGGCGATTGCCAAATCAAATGGTCTTCTTTCTGCCAGAGATGTTGCGGGGGAAGGGTGGAATAATGTTGCATCTCGCGCTTCTCTATTGCAAAGAGAAACCAGTGGAAGGTTGTCTAGCTTTAATAAGAAACTTCTATTGGATAATGGGGTTGACTTGGTTGACATGAAGAGCAAACTGTCTGTCAATGCTGGATCATTGTCGAAAGTCTTGGAAACATTTTCCAGTCGATTCTTTCCTCCTGGAAAAG GTATGGAAGATTGA
- the LOC18094081 gene encoding protein BOBBER 1 has translation MSSRPMSLALVKEFKKRIKAEEDSIKAEEKRRTEEKKREEEKKRLRVPNKDNGLDMDNYSWAQTLQEVTITVPVPPGTNSRDVVCEMKKKSAKVGLKGQPSILEGELFETIKVDDSLWNLEDQKTLSVHLTKCDRMNWWKSLFKGGSEIDIQKTEPEPSKLSDLDPETRSTVEKMMFDQRQKQLGLPTSKEIENEGLMKQLMAQHPSKPWQ, from the coding sequence ATGTCCTCAAGACCGATGTCTCTTGCCCTAGTTAAGGAGTTCAAGAAAAGAATCAAGGCTGAAGAGGATTCAATCAAAGCCGAAGAGAAAAGACGTACCgaggagaagaagagagaggaggagaagaaaaggctACGGGTTCCAAACAAAGACAATGGTCTTGACATGGACAATTACTCATGGGCACAGACACTTCAAGAGGTTACTATTACTGTGCCTGTCCCTCCTGGAACAAACTCTAGGGACGTTGTGTGTGAGATGAAGAAAAAATCTGCGAAAGTTGGACTCAAAGGTCAGCCTTCAATTCTCGAAGGAGAACTATTTGAGACAATCAAGGTTGATGATTCTCTCTGGAATTTGGAGGACCAAAAGACTCTTTCTGTGCATTTGACGAAGTGCGATAGGATGAATTGGTGGAAGTCCTTGTTCAAGGGTGGTTCTGAGATTGATATTCAAAAAACGGAACCAGAGCCTAGCAAGCTGTCTGATTTGGATCCAGAAACAAGGTCCACTGTGGAAAAGATGATGTTTGATCAACGACAGAAGCAGTTAGGTCTCCCTACAAGCAAAGAGATCGAGAATGAAGGCCTTATGAAGCAACTCATGGCTCAGCATCCATCCAAACCATGGCAATAA